In a genomic window of Deltaproteobacteria bacterium:
- the mgtE gene encoding magnesium transporter has protein sequence MARRVDATLLRKAVRAGSPKVAHRLLDKLGPAELAQALAELPPAELRVVVDHLLAVGRLAPTLFAIPDELLPEVIQNFDVKLVAHVLDRLKADDATRLAHRLGEDLRYRALAQLGAERRETITRLLRFSPESAGGRMIPRFVAVAPAATVGEAIRRIREAGEDVPLFYLYVVEENGRLVGVTSLSQLVKHADDTPLQTLMTTDVVAVGPGADQEEVARIVSRRNLLALPVVEDEKLIGLVTIDDVIDVLEQEATEDMYNMAGLSEGDRVFSPPHRSLFKRLPWNALNLLTALGAAMVVGLFEGTIGKLVALATFMPVVAGIGGNTGNQTLTVIIRGIVLGELEFASAFRAIVKEMIVGLSIGVIVGTAVGLIAFVWKGSLMLGVVILLAMVANLFVAALVGTAIPLTLRRLGMDPALGGSILLTMCTDMFGFLAFLGLATLFLRYLV, from the coding sequence ATGGCCCGCCGAGTGGACGCGACCCTCCTGCGCAAGGCGGTCCGGGCCGGCTCGCCCAAGGTGGCGCATCGGCTGCTCGACAAGCTCGGGCCCGCGGAGCTCGCGCAGGCGCTTGCCGAGCTCCCCCCCGCGGAGCTAAGGGTCGTCGTCGACCACCTGCTCGCCGTCGGGCGCCTCGCCCCCACCCTGTTCGCTATCCCCGACGAACTCCTCCCCGAGGTGATCCAGAACTTCGACGTCAAGCTCGTGGCCCACGTCCTCGACCGCCTCAAGGCGGACGACGCGACGCGCCTGGCCCACCGTCTCGGAGAGGACCTCAGGTATCGCGCCCTGGCCCAGCTCGGGGCCGAGAGGCGGGAGACGATCACGCGGCTCCTGCGCTTTTCCCCCGAGAGCGCCGGCGGTCGCATGATCCCCCGCTTCGTGGCGGTGGCCCCGGCCGCGACGGTGGGCGAGGCTATCCGCCGCATCCGGGAGGCGGGGGAGGACGTCCCGCTCTTCTACCTCTACGTGGTGGAAGAGAACGGGCGCCTCGTGGGCGTCACCTCGCTGAGCCAGCTCGTCAAGCACGCCGACGACACGCCGCTCCAGACGCTCATGACCACCGACGTGGTCGCTGTCGGCCCCGGCGCCGACCAGGAGGAGGTGGCGCGCATCGTCTCGCGGCGCAACCTGCTCGCCCTCCCCGTCGTCGAGGACGAGAAGCTCATCGGGCTCGTCACCATCGACGACGTGATCGACGTCCTCGAGCAGGAGGCGACCGAGGACATGTACAACATGGCCGGCCTGAGCGAGGGGGACCGCGTCTTCTCGCCACCCCACCGCTCGCTCTTCAAGCGCCTGCCCTGGAACGCGTTGAACCTGCTCACGGCCCTCGGGGCGGCGATGGTCGTCGGCCTCTTCGAGGGGACGATCGGCAAGCTGGTGGCGCTCGCCACCTTCATGCCGGTCGTCGCCGGCATCGGCGGCAACACGGGCAATCAGACCCTGACGGTGATCATCCGGGGCATCGTGCTCGGCGAGCTCGAGTTCGCTTCGGCCTTCCGGGCGATCGTCAAGGAGATGATCGTGGGGCTCTCGATCGGCGTCATCGTCGGCACCGCCGTCGGACTCATCGCCTTCGTCTGGAAGGGGAGCCTGATGCTCGGGGTGGTGATCCTGCTCGCCATGGTGGCGAACCTCTTCGTGGCCGCCCTCGTGGGCACGGCCATCCCGCTCACGCTGCGGCGCCTCGGCATGGACCCCGCCCTCGGGGGCAGCATCCTGCTCACCATGTGCACCGACATGTTCGGGTTCTTGGCCTTCCTGGGCCTCGCCACCCTCTTTTTGCGCTACCTGGTCTGA